The nucleotide window CGCTGCAGAATTTTCCGCCATCCTTCGCCCAGCGCGCGTTTGGCCCGGCTGGTGGCCCGGGGCCAGGCGCGAACCGCTTCCATCAGCGACCAGTCCGTGAGCTCCAGGTACTGATCCATCTTGTCCAACGGGTTGTGCGGGAAGACGAACCGCATGGTCTCGGAAAAGAGATCGCGCAGGTGGAGGTCGATCGCCCGCGTGGTGCGGTGATAGTACACGTTGGTGTAGAGATACAGGCGCGCGTTGAGGAACATGGTGAGCGCGGAGCACCCGGCGCGGTGCAACGTCCACCCTTGATCCGTGATGAAGGTGTAGTGGATCAGCCGGTCAAGATCCACCGGGCCGATCGCCACCCCGCACATGTACGCGTCGCGCAGGACGTAATCGAGGTTGTCCGCGGTGTAGATCCCCGCGATCAGCGGCTGAAGAAATCGCAGCCAGGTCGGGTACTGCGACGGATCGTGGTCGCTGTGTTTGCAGATCAGGAATCCAATGTGCTCGGGATCCAGCACCTCGCGGGGCGCGAACGGTCCGTGCGGGCTGCGCCGGATACGACGGATCACGCCGCCCAGTTCGTCGATCACGATCCGCCGACCGATGACCTCGTGGGTGATCCCGAACCGATCGAGGAAGTTGTCGTCGAAAAAGTGGCAGAACGGCCCGTGTCCCACGTCGTGCAGGAGCGCGGTCACGCGCATGAGTTCCTCCACGTACGGGGCGGACGGACAATCGGGAACCGCGGCTTTGAGCGACGGATAGAGGTGCGTGGCGAAGCGACCGGCCACGTGCATGGCCCCGACCGAATGCACGAACCGGGTGTGCTCCGCCGAGGGAAACACCCAGCGCGCGCTCTGGAGTTGATAGACGTACCGCAGCCGCTGCACCCACGGCGTGTCGATCAGATCCTTCTCGGTCGCTTCGCGGCTCCCGTCCCCCTCCCGCGGAACCGTAAACGTGATGTACCCGTGGATGGGATCAGCGATCAGCGCCGCGCCCTGATACTGCGCCGGCCGCCGCGAACTTGAAGTGTTGTTTCGCATTGGGTTTATCTCTTGCTTCTGCGGCGCCGTACACGCGCCGGCCGACCGCCGAGACGGAGGCGAATGCAAGGCGGAGGCGAGGTTTCGCCCCGGAGCGTACTGTATGCGTACGTGAGGAGCGAAACCGACCCGACAACGCCGCAGTCGCCCCGTATCGGCGGTCGGTTCAAAAGCGGCACGCCAGAGCAAGACCTAAGCCGAATTCTGTCCCCGCCGGAGTCCGACGGGGGATGATCATTTCTCTGGGACCGCGGTTTCCCGCGGCCTCGTGCGACCTGACCCGAGGACTCGGGCGGGCCACCCTTCTCTCCCCGAGGGGAGAACGTCCTCCTATTTGGTCTTGCTCCGGGTGGGGTTTGCCGTGCCCCCTTGGTCGCCCGCGGGGCGGTGGGCTCTTACCCCACCGTTTCACCCTTACCCCGACATGGGATCATGCCGGGGCGGTTTGTTTTCTGTGGCACTTTCCGTCCCCTTGCGGAGCCTCCGCGTTACGGAGCACCCTGCCCTTCGGAGTTCGGACTTTCCTCTCCGGACGAACCGGAGCGATCATCCGTCCTGCTCTGGCGTGCGCGAGGATTATACGCGGCCGCGCCTCACGATGTAAACGTGCAGCGGGCCACCTCTCACGTGGCGCAGCAACGTGCAGCGCGCCACAAGCTGGCACGCAATATCCATGCGCCGCCGGATCATCCGTGGAAACGACGGCCCTTCAAACAGCCCAACCTCTCAGGGCCGAACCCTTAACCGGACATTTCTACTTGGGGGAGAAGCGGACATTTCTATTTGGGCTTTACAAGCAACGAATGACACGCGCGACAAATGGCGTCTTGACAGCATGCGCGGGGCCTTGCTATGCTACGCGCATTTCATTTTCGGTATGCGGGTCGCGCGGCTCGGCACCACGCTTGGCCGCGTGGCTACGAGGATGTGGGAGGGCGGGACGTCGGGCACCATCACATTCACTCGGACCAGGAGGGGCGCATGACCAAAGCAGAGTTGATCGACAAGATTGCCGGTTCAGCGGGGATCTCCAAAACGTCGGCCGGGAAGGCGCTCAGCGCCTTTGTCACCGGCGTCACGGGCGCGCTCAAAAAGGGCCAGCGAGTGTCGCTCGTGGGCTTCGGTACCTTCGCGGTGTCCAAGCGTAAGGCGCGTATGGGCCGTAACCCGCGCACCGGGGAGGCGATCAAAATCGCCGCCACCAAGGTTCCCCGTTTTTCCGCTGGCAAGACGTTCAAATCCGCTATTCGTTAAGACCGGCTCTCGCGCCCCGTCGCGCGGGTCTTAGACATTCGAGCGGCTGTGGCGGAACGTCGTCACAGCCGCTCGCGCGTCGAGCGAATCGCTTGACAACGCGGAAAGCCATTAAGTAGGATGGGCACTCCGCGGAGGCCAGGCACGTAGCTCAGGGGGAGAGCGCTACCTTGACACGGTAGAGGTCGGCGGTTCAAGACCGCCCGTGCCTACCATCCGAGCGTACTGAGCGCCTCGCGGGCCCCGTTTTCCCGGGCCGAGAAGCGAAATCCTCAACGGGTGTGTACTGGAAAGGTGTATTCTGGACCGTCATGAATTGTGTGGACTTTTTGAAGCCATTCCGGTGTGTTGTGCAACGCGCCATGCCGCTGCCACCTGTTCGCCACGCCTCTTGATTCCCTCCCGATGATCGTCGAACACCCGCTGTATGTCGGCTGACATGCGCCAGATCACGCTGACGTTCCCCGACGGCACGACCAAGGCATACCCGGCCGGGGTCACCCCTTTGACCGTGATCGAGGGACTGAATCCTGCGGTCAGGGCCCGCGCGGTGTCGCTCAGGGTGAACGGTAAACCGTCCGACTTGCACACGCCGCTGACCCACGACGCGCAGGTCGAGCCGCTGGCCTTCGATACCCCCGACGGGCGCGAGGTGTTTCGTCACAGCTCGGCGCACTTGATGGCGCAGGCCGTCAAGCGCCTGTTCCCCGGCGTCAAGCTGGCGATCGGTCCCGCGATCGAAGACGGCTTTTATTACGACTTCGACTACGACCGCCCCCTGACTCCCGAGGACCTCGACAAGATCGAGACCACGATGCAAGAGTTGGCCCGGACCGGGTGGTCGATCGAGCGCCAGGAGATGCCCAAGGCGGACGCGATCCGGTTCTTTCGCGAGCGCGGTGAGCCGTATAAGGTCGAAATCATCGAAGGGATCCCCGACCCCACCGTCAGCCTGTACAAACAAGGCGAGTTTATTGACCTGTGCGAAGGACCGCACCTGGCCACCACCGCCGGGGTCGCGCATTTCAAGCTCATGACCGTCGCAGGCGCGTACTGGCGCGGCGATGAAAAGAACCGGATGTTGCAACGGATTTACGGCACGTCGTTCCCCACCCGCGAAGAGCTCGACGCGCACCTCGCCCGGTTGGAAGAAGCCAAACGCCGCGACCACCGCAAACTGGGCCGCGATCTGGATCTGTTTTCCATGACCGACGAGGTGGGCCCGGGCCTGGTGTTGTGGCACCCCAAGGGCGCCCGCATCCGCCGGACCATCGAAGACTTCTGGCGAGGGGAACACGACCGCGCGGGGTACGACATGGTCTACAGCCCTCACGTGGCCAAGCTCGAGCTGTGGAGGCGCAGCGGCCACGTGGACTTTTATCGCGACAACATGTTCGCGCCCATGGACGTTGAAGGGATCGAATACGAACTCAAGCCCATGAACTGCCCCTTCCACATCATGGTCTACAGGTCGCATCCCCGGAGCTACCGAGACCTGCCGGTGCGATTCGCCGAACTCGGCACGGTCTATCGCTTCGAACGCTCGGGCGTCCTGCACGGCTTGTTGCGGGTGCGCGGGTTTACGCAGGACGACGCGCATCTGTTTTGCCGCCCCGACCAGCTCCAGCACGAAATCACCACCGTGCTGGAGTTCGTGACCGCCATGCTGACCACCTTCGGCTTCCCGGATTTCGACATCTACCTCTCCACGCGCCCCGAGAAATACGTGGGCGCGTTGGATCGCTGGGACCTTGCCACGTCGGCGTTGGAGGGCGCGCTCCGCGCCAAGGGTCTGGCCTATCAGGTCGACCCCGGTGAAGGCGTGTTCTACGGTCCCAAGATCGACATCAAGATCAAAGACATCCTCAAGCGGTCCTGGCAGTGCGCGACGATCCAGGTGGACTTCAATTTCCCCGAGCGGTTCGGGCTGGTCTACACCGGCGAAGACGGAAAGGAGCACCAGCCGATCATGATCCATCGAGCCCTGCTCGGCTCGCTCGAACGGTTCCTCGGCGTGTTGATCGAGCACTACGGCGGCGCGTTCCCGACCTGGCTCGCGCCCACGCAAGCGATCGTGTTGCCTATCGCGGATCGTGTACACCCCTTTGCGCGCGAGGTCGCGGGCACGTTGGCCGGCCGAGGCATCCGGGCCGAGGTGGACGCCCGCAACGAGAAGATCGGGCTGAAGATCCGCGAGGCCCAGTTGGCCAAGATCCCGTACATGCTGGTGGTCGGCGACCGCGAGGCCGCAGCAGGCACCGTGTCGGTTCGCCGGCGCGACGGCCAGGAACTGCCCGGCCAGCCGGTTTCGGCAGTGGCTGAGCACATCGAATCGGAAATTCGTTCGCGTGGAGCCGGCCCCTCCACGGGAACAGGACCCGTGCCCAAGGGCCGGGCGTGATGCGCCGGGGCTCGGCGGAACAGAACCGAGCGGACGGACTGAGTCGGTAAAGGAGGTCATCTATCGCAGGGAAACTTCGGGTTAACCAGGAAATTCGAATCCGCGAAGTGCGGGTCATCGGCCCCAACTCCGAGCAGCTCGGGATCCTTGCGATCGGCGACGCGCTCAAACGCGCCGAAGAAGCGGGGTTGGACCTCGTGGAAGTCGCGCCGACCGCCAGCCCTCCCGTGTGCCGGATCATCGACTACGGGAAATACCGGTACGAGCAGGCGAAGAAACAACACGGGGCCAAGCAGAAATCCGCGCAGCTCAAGGAGGTCAAGCTCCGCCCCTTCACCGACACGCACGACCTTGAGTTCAAGACGCGCCACGCGCGCGACTTCCTGGCCGAGGGACACAAGGTGAAGATCACCGTGATGTTCCGGGGCCGCGAGATGGCGCACCAGGAAGCGGGGCGGAACGTGCTGGCCAAGGTGATCGAGCAGTTGGGATCCGCAGCGCAGGTCGAACAGCAGCCGCGGATGGAGGGTCGGAACATGAGTATCTTGCTGGCGCCCAAACACTGAAAGGAACCACGATGCCACGAACGGGAAAAAAGATGAAAACACACCGGGGCGCGCACAAGCGGTTTCGGACCACGGGGTCGGGGAAGATCGTCCGCAAGCGCTCGGGCAAGCGCCACCTCTTGAGCCACAAGAGCGCGCGTCGAAAACGCGGCTACAGCCTGCCCGCGGTGCTCAGCCCCGCGCAGCAGGACATGATCAAGCGTCTACTTCCCTACGGGGGAAAGACCTAACACGCACGACCGTATCAGATTGAAAGGAGTAATCGATGCCTCGCACCAAAGGCGGACCCAAAACTAAAGAACGACGACGCAAACGCCTCAAGCTGGCCAAAGGCGCCTTCGGCGGCAAGAGCCGCCTCTTCCGCACCGCGACCGAGCTGGTGGACAAAGGACGCCAGTACGCGTTCCGCGACCGCCGCGCGCGCAAGCGAGACTTCCGCCGGCTTTGGATCGCCAGGATTTCCGCGGCCACGCGGATGGAAGGCCTGTCCTACAGCCAGTTCATGGCCGCGCTGAAAAATCTGGGCGTCACGCTGAATCGCAAAGTCCTTGCAGAGCTGGCGATCGCGGATCCCGCGGGATTCTCCAAGATCGTGAGCCAAGCCAAGACCAAAACTGCAACGGCAGCGTAACCGGACGGATTGGGAAACTTGAGAGGGGCGCGCAAGCGCCCCTCTTCGTTTTTCAGGATTGAGAAATGAGCGGGTCCAGGGCCAGATCAAATGCTGCGCACGGCATGCCGATGCC belongs to Nitrospirota bacterium and includes:
- the rplT gene encoding 50S ribosomal protein L20, translating into MPRTKGGPKTKERRRKRLKLAKGAFGGKSRLFRTATELVDKGRQYAFRDRRARKRDFRRLWIARISAATRMEGLSYSQFMAALKNLGVTLNRKVLAELAIADPAGFSKIVSQAKTKTATAA
- the rpmI gene encoding 50S ribosomal protein L35 — its product is MPRTGKKMKTHRGAHKRFRTTGSGKIVRKRSGKRHLLSHKSARRKRGYSLPAVLSPAQQDMIKRLLPYGGKT
- the infC gene encoding translation initiation factor IF-3, encoding MAGKLRVNQEIRIREVRVIGPNSEQLGILAIGDALKRAEEAGLDLVEVAPTASPPVCRIIDYGKYRYEQAKKQHGAKQKSAQLKEVKLRPFTDTHDLEFKTRHARDFLAEGHKVKITVMFRGREMAHQEAGRNVLAKVIEQLGSAAQVEQQPRMEGRNMSILLAPKH
- a CDS encoding HD domain-containing protein, with the translated sequence MRNNTSSSRRPAQYQGAALIADPIHGYITFTVPREGDGSREATEKDLIDTPWVQRLRYVYQLQSARWVFPSAEHTRFVHSVGAMHVAGRFATHLYPSLKAAVPDCPSAPYVEELMRVTALLHDVGHGPFCHFFDDNFLDRFGITHEVIGRRIVIDELGGVIRRIRRSPHGPFAPREVLDPEHIGFLICKHSDHDPSQYPTWLRFLQPLIAGIYTADNLDYVLRDAYMCGVAIGPVDLDRLIHYTFITDQGWTLHRAGCSALTMFLNARLYLYTNVYYHRTTRAIDLHLRDLFSETMRFVFPHNPLDKMDQYLELTDWSLMEAVRAWPRATSRAKRALGEGWRKILQRDVMWKMAYDATLSLREPGRGRTFITEQALEAGIKAALPPKLKSLDFRVDLAYQDPRPVNPLRMGGKQIYVYNPSSRAVSKEPLQEFLDFIPARLVQCRIFAKDHANDLELAAIAEKVLGQEGAHIKTNV
- a CDS encoding HU family DNA-binding protein; the encoded protein is MTKAELIDKIAGSAGISKTSAGKALSAFVTGVTGALKKGQRVSLVGFGTFAVSKRKARMGRNPRTGEAIKIAATKVPRFSAGKTFKSAIR
- the thrS gene encoding threonine--tRNA ligase, translating into MSADMRQITLTFPDGTTKAYPAGVTPLTVIEGLNPAVRARAVSLRVNGKPSDLHTPLTHDAQVEPLAFDTPDGREVFRHSSAHLMAQAVKRLFPGVKLAIGPAIEDGFYYDFDYDRPLTPEDLDKIETTMQELARTGWSIERQEMPKADAIRFFRERGEPYKVEIIEGIPDPTVSLYKQGEFIDLCEGPHLATTAGVAHFKLMTVAGAYWRGDEKNRMLQRIYGTSFPTREELDAHLARLEEAKRRDHRKLGRDLDLFSMTDEVGPGLVLWHPKGARIRRTIEDFWRGEHDRAGYDMVYSPHVAKLELWRRSGHVDFYRDNMFAPMDVEGIEYELKPMNCPFHIMVYRSHPRSYRDLPVRFAELGTVYRFERSGVLHGLLRVRGFTQDDAHLFCRPDQLQHEITTVLEFVTAMLTTFGFPDFDIYLSTRPEKYVGALDRWDLATSALEGALRAKGLAYQVDPGEGVFYGPKIDIKIKDILKRSWQCATIQVDFNFPERFGLVYTGEDGKEHQPIMIHRALLGSLERFLGVLIEHYGGAFPTWLAPTQAIVLPIADRVHPFAREVAGTLAGRGIRAEVDARNEKIGLKIREAQLAKIPYMLVVGDREAAAGTVSVRRRDGQELPGQPVSAVAEHIESEIRSRGAGPSTGTGPVPKGRA